The following are from one region of the Corynebacterium hindlerae genome:
- a CDS encoding phosphoribosylformylglycinamidine synthase, producing MYVENREGGHAAALSKEYGVKVRLLNRYDVEGTTDAEFDTAVKLVLSEPQVDNTYATLEEAGITGNVLAVEPLPGQFDQRADSAAQCIQFLFEKQRPVVRTAVLYAVEGDIPEAMRTGLINPVESREASLDNPDTLTMTVETPADVEKLSGFTQLTDAQLPTFVSEHGLAMDADDAILIRDYFASEDRDPTITELKVIDTYWSDHCRHTTFETVLDSITFNEPAAEAAYQDYLAARDSIGRTKPVTLMDMGTIAAKVLRATGKLDAMDVSDEINACTVHVTITVDGKEEPWLLLFKNETHNHPTEIEPFGGAATCIGGAIRDPLSGRGYVYAAMRISGSGNPLETTTRAGKLPQKTIARVAAAGNSSYGNQIGLATGLVDEVYHPGYVAKHLEMGAVVAGAPAGQVRREVPAAGDLVVMVGGATGRDGIGGATGSSKKHTVESLTTAGAEVQKGNAPEERKLQRLFRNGDFTRLIKRCNDFGAGGVSVAVGELADSVEINLDAVPKKYEGLNGTELALSESQERMAIVVEAKDADKLIELANEENLNAFVVAEVTDSGRMRMHWRGTTIVDLSREFLNTNGAKKHVDVEIAPAGDWRGAAREWARVDDFKESFLGMVSDLNVASKQGLSERFDSTVGAGTVLMPFGGSRQATPIQAMANTLPVLGETTNCSVMSWGYNPYITEASPYHGAYLAVVESVAKLIATGSSFDETYLSFQEYFERMSSAQAWGKPAAALLGTIKAQLGLGVAAIGGKDSMSGTFEELHVPPTVISVAVSHDDATNMVPNHFKEAGHKVTLLSPELGTEVALAGLPTPASLLENFAVVTELLRSGKVVSAYTPGFGGVAEAVFKMGLGEGLGFSFDNDADLYGYEYGAFVLEWAGEPTVGTLLGSTTEGGFTYRGQEVTFEEAEAAYRGTLEPIYPTVVQQSGAVDVTGATTVAASKPTFGGATPKALIPVFPGTNCEYDSARALQRAGIEPEILVVRNRTPEDIAESVERMATALEQSQMLFLPGGFSGGDEPDGSAKFMTSFLRNPALTAGVQGLLDDRGGLILGICNGFQALIKLGLVPFGAISEPGPDTPTLTFNHIGRHQSRISRVRVVNNDSPWLSKVNVGDVFTVPISHGEGRITAGESQWQRLKAAAVTQYVDAAGNPAMDIASNPNGALFALEGIMSEDGRVLGKMGHSERISASTYKNVPGEYDMKLFESAAEFFRK from the coding sequence GTGTACGTCGAGAATCGCGAGGGTGGGCACGCTGCGGCCCTGTCGAAGGAGTATGGCGTAAAGGTGCGCCTGCTCAACCGTTACGACGTCGAAGGCACGACCGACGCGGAGTTCGATACCGCCGTTAAGCTGGTTCTTTCCGAGCCTCAGGTAGACAACACGTACGCCACCCTCGAGGAAGCCGGCATCACTGGCAACGTCCTCGCTGTGGAGCCACTGCCTGGCCAGTTCGATCAGCGCGCCGATTCCGCCGCGCAGTGCATCCAGTTCCTTTTTGAAAAGCAGCGCCCGGTCGTGCGCACCGCGGTCCTCTACGCTGTCGAGGGCGACATCCCCGAGGCGATGCGCACCGGCCTGATTAACCCGGTTGAGTCCCGCGAGGCCTCCCTGGACAATCCGGACACCCTCACGATGACGGTGGAGACGCCGGCGGACGTCGAAAAGCTCAGCGGGTTTACGCAGCTTACCGACGCCCAACTGCCCACCTTCGTGTCTGAGCACGGCCTTGCCATGGACGCTGATGACGCCATCCTGATCCGCGACTACTTTGCCTCCGAAGACCGCGACCCGACCATCACTGAGCTGAAGGTGATCGACACTTACTGGTCAGATCACTGCCGTCACACTACCTTCGAGACGGTCCTCGACTCCATCACGTTCAACGAGCCTGCTGCGGAGGCTGCTTACCAGGACTACCTCGCAGCACGTGATTCTATTGGCCGCACTAAGCCAGTGACCCTCATGGACATGGGCACCATCGCCGCAAAAGTGCTGCGCGCCACCGGCAAGCTGGATGCCATGGACGTCTCCGACGAGATCAACGCCTGCACCGTGCACGTCACCATCACTGTGGACGGCAAGGAAGAACCATGGCTGCTGCTGTTCAAGAACGAAACGCACAACCACCCAACCGAGATTGAGCCTTTCGGTGGCGCCGCTACCTGCATCGGTGGTGCAATCCGCGACCCACTCTCCGGCCGTGGCTACGTCTACGCTGCGATGCGCATCTCTGGCTCCGGTAACCCGCTAGAGACCACGACCCGCGCGGGCAAGCTGCCACAAAAGACCATCGCTCGCGTTGCTGCCGCGGGTAACTCCTCTTACGGTAACCAGATCGGCCTGGCCACGGGCCTGGTAGACGAAGTGTACCACCCGGGTTATGTTGCCAAGCACCTGGAGATGGGTGCCGTGGTGGCAGGCGCGCCGGCGGGGCAGGTGCGTCGTGAAGTGCCTGCTGCGGGCGACCTTGTCGTCATGGTCGGCGGTGCCACCGGCCGCGACGGTATCGGTGGCGCAACCGGATCCTCCAAGAAGCACACCGTCGAATCCCTCACCACCGCTGGCGCGGAGGTGCAGAAGGGTAACGCGCCAGAGGAACGCAAGCTGCAGCGCCTGTTCCGAAACGGCGACTTTACCCGCCTGATCAAACGCTGCAACGACTTCGGCGCGGGTGGCGTGTCCGTGGCAGTGGGCGAGCTCGCCGACTCCGTGGAGATCAACCTGGACGCCGTGCCAAAGAAATACGAAGGCCTGAACGGTACTGAGCTGGCACTGTCCGAATCCCAGGAGCGCATGGCGATCGTTGTCGAAGCCAAGGACGCCGACAAGCTGATCGAGCTGGCCAACGAGGAAAACCTGAATGCGTTCGTCGTGGCTGAGGTAACCGATTCTGGCCGGATGCGCATGCACTGGCGTGGCACCACCATCGTGGACCTTTCGCGCGAATTCCTGAACACTAACGGTGCGAAGAAGCACGTGGATGTGGAGATCGCCCCGGCTGGCGACTGGCGCGGCGCAGCTCGCGAATGGGCACGCGTGGATGACTTCAAGGAGTCCTTCCTGGGGATGGTATCCGACTTGAATGTCGCCTCCAAGCAGGGCCTTTCCGAGCGCTTCGACTCTACCGTCGGCGCGGGAACCGTCCTCATGCCGTTCGGTGGTTCCCGCCAGGCCACCCCAATCCAGGCAATGGCGAACACCCTGCCAGTACTGGGCGAAACCACCAACTGCTCCGTGATGTCCTGGGGCTACAACCCTTACATCACGGAGGCCAGCCCCTACCACGGCGCATACCTCGCGGTAGTGGAATCGGTAGCCAAGCTCATTGCCACCGGCTCTTCTTTTGATGAGACGTACCTGTCCTTCCAGGAATACTTCGAGCGCATGTCCTCGGCACAGGCGTGGGGCAAGCCGGCCGCTGCGCTGCTTGGCACGATCAAGGCGCAGCTCGGCCTCGGTGTTGCGGCGATTGGTGGCAAGGACTCCATGTCCGGCACCTTCGAAGAGCTGCATGTCCCGCCGACGGTGATCTCCGTTGCCGTGAGCCACGACGACGCCACCAACATGGTCCCGAACCACTTCAAGGAGGCAGGCCACAAGGTGACGCTGCTTTCTCCTGAGCTCGGCACCGAGGTTGCACTGGCTGGTCTGCCGACGCCGGCGTCTCTCTTGGAGAACTTCGCTGTTGTCACCGAGCTGCTGCGTTCCGGCAAGGTCGTGTCTGCCTACACCCCAGGTTTCGGCGGTGTTGCCGAGGCCGTGTTCAAGATGGGCCTCGGGGAGGGCTTGGGCTTCTCCTTTGACAACGATGCTGATCTGTACGGTTATGAGTATGGTGCCTTTGTCCTTGAGTGGGCAGGTGAACCGACCGTCGGTACGCTGCTCGGTTCCACCACCGAGGGAGGCTTCACCTACCGCGGACAGGAAGTGACCTTCGAAGAAGCCGAGGCCGCCTACCGTGGCACCCTCGAGCCGATCTATCCAACCGTGGTGCAGCAGTCCGGTGCGGTGGACGTCACTGGTGCCACCACGGTTGCAGCATCGAAGCCAACCTTCGGCGGCGCAACCCCGAAGGCGCTGATCCCGGTATTCCCAGGAACCAACTGCGAATACGACTCCGCCCGCGCCCTCCAGCGCGCCGGGATCGAACCGGAAATCCTGGTCGTGCGCAACCGCACCCCGGAAGACATCGCCGAGTCGGTCGAACGCATGGCAACCGCCCTGGAGCAGTCCCAGATGTTGTTCCTTCCAGGCGGCTTCTCTGGTGGCGATGAGCCAGACGGCTCCGCAAAATTCATGACATCCTTCCTGCGTAACCCCGCGCTCACCGCAGGGGTGCAGGGGCTTCTCGACGACCGTGGTGGCCTGATCCTCGGCATCTGCAATGGCTTCCAGGCCCTCATTAAGTTGGGACTTGTGCCCTTCGGCGCGATCTCGGAGCCGGGCCCTGATACTCCAACCCTGACGTTCAACCACATCGGTCGCCACCAGTCCCGGATCTCCCGCGTCCGGGTAGTCAACAATGACTCGCCGTGGCTGTCCAAGGTGAACGTCGGGGACGTCTTCACCGTGCCGATCTCCCACGGTGAAGGCCGTATCACCGCAGGTGAATCCCAGTGGCAGCGCCTCAAGGCCGCCGCAGTCACCCAATACGTTGATGCAGCAGGCAACCCTGCCATGGACATTGCATCCAACCCGAACGGTGCCCTGTTCGCGCTGGAAGGCATCATGTCCGAGGACGGCCGCGTCCTGGGCAAGATGGGGCACTCGGAGCGCATCTCCGCCTCCACCTACAAGAACGTGCCAGGCGAATACGATATGAAGCTGTTCGAGTCCGCCGCGGAGTTCTTCCGCAAGTAA
- the smpB gene encoding SsrA-binding protein SmpB, producing MAKKKKAVSNPVIATNRKARHDYKILETFEAGIVLVGTEVKSLREGKASLVDAFATIDDGEIWLRGLHIPEYSRGHWTNHSPKRTRKLLMHRREIDGLMGKVRDGNKTIVPLSLYFKEGKLKVELGLAQGKQDYDKREDIKRRTEEREITRQLGRRLKGISG from the coding sequence ATGGCTAAAAAGAAGAAGGCTGTCAGCAATCCGGTGATCGCGACGAACCGGAAGGCGCGCCACGATTACAAAATCCTCGAGACCTTCGAAGCAGGCATCGTGCTCGTTGGCACTGAGGTGAAGTCGCTGCGCGAAGGCAAAGCATCGCTTGTCGACGCCTTCGCCACCATCGACGATGGGGAAATATGGCTCCGCGGTCTCCATATCCCAGAATATTCCCGAGGCCACTGGACCAACCACTCGCCGAAACGCACGCGGAAGCTGCTCATGCACCGCCGTGAAATCGACGGCCTCATGGGTAAGGTGCGTGACGGAAACAAAACCATCGTGCCGCTGTCCCTGTACTTCAAAGAAGGAAAGCTCAAAGTCGAATTGGGCCTCGCGCAAGGTAAACAAGATTACGACAAGCGTGAGGACATCAAACGACGTACTGAAGAACGGGAAATCACTCGCCAGCTTGGCAGGCGACTGAAGGGAATCTCAGGTTAG
- a CDS encoding DUF4288 domain-containing protein translates to MEPYVGIVVFELSRVGTQKSYYREDVYIVYADTEEAALKRVKSLAYSQECEGDAENGSVKVRHIVDVAPALYGAADKDIDLYSRHFASLEDYERFEVKLGGPDPLKD, encoded by the coding sequence ATGGAACCTTACGTAGGAATAGTGGTATTCGAACTATCTCGCGTCGGTACGCAAAAGAGTTATTACCGTGAAGACGTTTATATTGTCTATGCCGATACCGAAGAGGCCGCACTGAAACGTGTTAAGTCGTTGGCATATTCACAAGAATGCGAAGGCGATGCCGAAAACGGCTCCGTAAAGGTTCGCCACATCGTGGATGTAGCCCCTGCTTTGTATGGGGCTGCGGATAAAGATATTGACTTGTATTCTCGGCATTTCGCGTCACTCGAAGACTATGAACGGTTCGAAGTGAAGCTCGGAGGACCTGATCCCCTGAAAGATTGA
- a CDS encoding antitoxin MazE family protein, with translation MTLSQRVSNYRARMRARGFRPVQMWVPDMHSEALVREARRQSVLVAEMDRRADDQDFIEAVSVDWRDE, from the coding sequence ATGACACTGAGTCAGCGAGTATCCAACTACCGGGCGCGAATGCGTGCTCGGGGATTTCGTCCTGTGCAAATGTGGGTCCCAGACATGCATTCAGAAGCTTTGGTGAGGGAGGCGCGTCGGCAATCGGTGCTGGTAGCGGAAATGGATCGGCGCGCTGACGATCAAGACTTCATTGAAGCTGTGTCTGTCGATTGGCGCGATGAGTGA
- a CDS encoding type II toxin-antitoxin system PemK/MazF family toxin, whose translation MTRGELWIAAEGVYASKPRPALIVQDDEFAGTDSVTVLPLSSTLLETPLLSYRIAANEFSGLQRDSDVMIDKLTTV comes from the coding sequence GTGACACGTGGCGAGCTGTGGATCGCCGCCGAAGGAGTGTATGCCTCAAAACCTCGGCCGGCGTTGATCGTGCAAGATGACGAATTTGCAGGTACTGACTCAGTGACGGTCCTGCCTCTGAGTTCCACATTGCTGGAAACGCCCCTCCTGAGTTATCGAATAGCGGCCAACGAGTTTTCCGGCTTGCAGCGAGATAGTGATGTCATGATCGATAAGCTCACAACTGTGTGA